Proteins encoded together in one Catellatospora citrea window:
- a CDS encoding ANTAR domain-containing response regulator, translating to MTEKQAGVVRKRVLIAEDEALIRLDLAEMLGEEGYDVVGEAGDGETAVKLAEELHPDLCILDIKMPIMDGLAAAERIAGARIAPVIILTAFSQRDLVERARAAGAMAYLVKPFQQSDLVPAIEIALSRFAEVAALEAEVAGLNDRLETRKAVERAKGALMTQYGMNEPQAFKWIQRTAMDHRLTMREVAERIIVEAAAAESAE from the coding sequence GTGACCGAGAAGCAGGCTGGTGTCGTGCGCAAGCGCGTGCTGATCGCGGAGGACGAGGCGCTGATCAGGCTGGACCTGGCCGAGATGCTCGGCGAGGAGGGCTACGACGTGGTCGGCGAGGCCGGTGACGGCGAGACCGCGGTGAAGCTGGCCGAGGAGTTGCACCCCGACCTGTGCATCCTGGACATCAAGATGCCGATCATGGATGGCCTGGCCGCCGCGGAGCGGATCGCCGGCGCGCGCATCGCCCCGGTGATCATCCTGACCGCGTTCAGCCAGCGCGACCTGGTCGAGCGGGCCCGCGCCGCGGGCGCGATGGCATACCTGGTCAAGCCCTTCCAGCAGAGTGACCTGGTGCCGGCCATCGAGATCGCGCTGTCCCGGTTCGCCGAGGTGGCGGCTCTCGAGGCCGAGGTCGCCGGGTTGAACGACCGGCTGGAGACCCGCAAGGCCGTCGAGCGGGCCAAGGGCGCGCTGATGACGCAGTACGGCATGAACGAGCCGCAGGCGTTCAAGTGGATCCAGCGCACCGCGATGGATCACCGCCTGACGATGCGCGAGGTCGCCGAGCGGATCATCGTCGAGGCAGCGGCCGCGGAGTCGGCCGAGTAA
- a CDS encoding transcriptional regulator, with amino-acid sequence MRTWCRDDGAPDSQFTEDRCFRCRDSAPADHGQYSYLLGLYLGDGHLVTSAKVPVLRIYCTATYTDLLDQAEMAMLATLANRVQRIRQKGCVSLQSYSKHWTCHFPQAGAGKKHERKIELEAWQRAVVGGDPGMFLRGLFHSDGCRVLNRITKAGRTYEYPRYLFANESADILGLCGWALDLLGVAWRLNRRNSLSVARRDAVALLDEHVGPKS; translated from the coding sequence GTGCGCACGTGGTGCCGCGACGATGGAGCACCAGACAGCCAGTTCACCGAGGACCGGTGCTTTCGATGCCGCGACTCCGCGCCGGCAGACCATGGGCAGTACTCCTACCTGCTGGGCCTTTATCTGGGCGACGGCCACCTGGTCACCTCCGCGAAGGTTCCGGTGCTGCGGATCTACTGCACGGCGACCTACACCGACCTCCTGGACCAGGCAGAAATGGCGATGCTCGCCACACTGGCGAATCGCGTCCAACGCATCCGGCAGAAGGGATGCGTGAGCCTGCAGAGCTACTCGAAACACTGGACATGCCACTTCCCGCAGGCCGGCGCGGGCAAGAAGCATGAGCGAAAGATCGAACTCGAAGCCTGGCAGCGCGCCGTCGTCGGCGGCGACCCTGGGATGTTCCTTCGCGGACTGTTCCACTCGGACGGATGCCGCGTGCTCAACCGGATCACCAAGGCCGGCCGGACCTACGAGTACCCCCGCTACCTGTTCGCCAACGAGTCCGCGGACATCCTCGGCCTGTGCGGCTGGGCGCTGGACCTGCTCGGCGTGGCCTGGCGGCTGAACCGCCGCAACTCGCTGTCGGTGGCCCGCCGCGACGCTGTCGCCCTGCTCGACGAGCACGTCGGCCCGAAGTCCTGA
- a CDS encoding sulfite exporter TauE/SafE family protein: protein MRKLLVMALVGLAAQLVDGSLGMAYGVTSSTLLLIAGISPAAASASVHLAEVGTTLASGISHWRFGNVDWRVVRNIALPGAVGAFAGATVLSSISTESAIPWTAGILLALGAYLLFRFARPLRPTRPRELPRRFLAPLGLFAGFIDATGGGGWGPVATPTLLASGSMEPRKVIGSVGTSEFLVAGAASIGFLLGLGSEGFVLPTVAALLAGGVIAAPIAAWLVRHVPAQLLGAFVGGLIVLVNTRSLLRVFKVEPELGPYAYPLAAVLWAVAIGFSVSAWRRARAAQPAVTAEPELVPAA from the coding sequence GTGCGGAAACTGCTGGTCATGGCGTTGGTGGGGCTCGCCGCCCAGCTCGTCGATGGGTCCTTGGGCATGGCATACGGCGTCACCTCCAGCACCCTGCTCCTCATCGCCGGCATCTCCCCGGCCGCCGCCTCCGCCTCCGTGCACCTCGCCGAGGTCGGCACCACCCTCGCCTCGGGCATCTCCCACTGGCGCTTCGGCAACGTCGACTGGCGCGTCGTACGCAACATCGCCCTGCCCGGCGCCGTCGGCGCCTTCGCCGGAGCCACCGTCCTGAGCAGCATCTCCACCGAATCCGCCATCCCATGGACGGCCGGCATCCTGCTCGCGCTCGGCGCATACCTACTGTTCCGCTTCGCCCGCCCGCTGCGGCCCACCCGACCCCGCGAACTGCCCCGCCGTTTCCTCGCCCCGCTCGGCCTGTTCGCCGGCTTCATCGACGCCACCGGCGGGGGAGGGTGGGGCCCCGTCGCCACACCCACGCTGCTCGCCTCCGGCAGCATGGAACCCCGCAAGGTCATCGGCTCCGTCGGCACCTCCGAGTTCCTCGTCGCCGGCGCCGCCAGCATCGGCTTCCTGCTCGGCCTCGGCTCCGAAGGCTTCGTGCTGCCGACCGTGGCCGCGCTGCTCGCCGGCGGCGTGATCGCCGCGCCGATCGCCGCCTGGCTGGTCCGCCACGTGCCCGCACAGCTGCTCGGCGCGTTCGTGGGCGGGCTCATCGTGCTCGTCAACACGCGCAGCCTGCTGCGCGTGTTCAAGGTCGAACCCGAGCTCGGGCCGTACGCCTACCCGCTCGCGGCGGTGCTCTGGGCTGTCGCCATCGGGTTCTCGGTGAGCGCCTGGCGTCGTGCCCGCGCTGCGCAGCCCGCGGTCACCGCCGAGCCGGAACTCGTCCCGGCCGCCTGA
- a CDS encoding RrF2 family transcriptional regulator, protein MRLSARVDYALRAVIELASGGDGPVTSERIARAQEIPPKFCESILLQLRRGGIVFAQRGPEGGYWLARPAEQISLVEVVEVIDGPLGSPRAAQADVPLGAAQALQQVWTAVEESERAILTQVTIAHVIAGVLPEPVAGRLPLAAS, encoded by the coding sequence ATGCGACTGTCCGCCCGTGTCGATTACGCCCTTCGCGCCGTGATCGAGCTCGCCTCCGGGGGCGACGGCCCGGTCACCTCGGAGCGGATTGCCCGCGCGCAGGAGATCCCGCCGAAGTTCTGCGAGAGCATCCTGCTGCAGCTGCGCCGCGGCGGCATCGTGTTCGCCCAGCGTGGGCCGGAGGGCGGCTACTGGCTGGCCCGGCCCGCCGAACAGATCTCCCTGGTCGAGGTCGTCGAGGTCATCGACGGGCCGCTCGGCTCGCCCCGAGCCGCACAGGCCGACGTCCCGCTGGGCGCGGCGCAGGCGCTGCAGCAGGTGTGGACGGCGGTGGAGGAGTCGGAGCGGGCGATCCTGACCCAGGTCACCATCGCGCACGTCATCGCCGGGGTGCTGCCGGAGCCGGTCGCCGGCCGGCTGCCGCTGGCCGCCTCCTGA